Proteins encoded together in one Wolbachia endosymbiont of Menacanthus eurysternus window:
- a CDS encoding SCO family protein has product MLSSIKLLSSIAIMLSSIFLSYCFFTKKGIFAPNPIVVRNLEIKIGGNFSLINQDGQIIHSNNFKDKYMIIFFGFSSCKKICPMNLGIISELLSKLDEKTNNKLQAFFITVDPERDNVKKLKEFHQQFDHRIQMLTGEKEKISQVIADYKVYSSKIVEEDEINHSSIIYLIGPKGKYITHFIADLNSDESQSDKIKNEIKKYINEKS; this is encoded by the coding sequence ATGTTAAGTTCTATAAAATTACTATCTAGTATAGCAATAATGCTATCATCTATTTTTCTAAGTTACTGTTTTTTTACTAAAAAGGGAATTTTTGCTCCTAATCCTATTGTTGTTAGAAATTTAGAAATAAAAATAGGAGGAAATTTTTCTCTAATTAATCAAGATGGGCAAATTATACATAGTAATAACTTTAAAGATAAATATATGATAATTTTCTTCGGATTCTCTTCTTGTAAAAAAATTTGTCCTATGAATCTTGGAATAATTTCAGAATTGCTTTCAAAACTAGACGAAAAAACTAATAATAAATTACAAGCATTTTTTATAACAGTTGATCCTGAACGTGATAATGTAAAGAAACTCAAAGAGTTTCATCAACAATTTGATCACAGAATACAAATGTTAACAGGTGAAAAAGAAAAAATAAGTCAAGTAATTGCAGATTATAAAGTATATTCCAGCAAAATCGTTGAAGAAGATGAAATTAATCACTCTTCAATAATATACCTCATTGGACCTAAGGGAAAATATATCACGCATTTTATAGCTGATCTAAATTCAGACGAAAGTCAATCAGACAAGATTAAAAATGAAATAAAAAAATATATAAACGAAAAATCATAA
- the mraY gene encoding phospho-N-acetylmuramoyl-pentapeptide-transferase yields MIGNFLYIKVFCTSFISGFVLFYFFVKFFKKICKDGQPIRLFGPESHLIKKKHVPTMGGIVILVSSLLSILLWIQLTAEILLLIFVTLSFAIIGFIDDFLKLKANSYLGLRVKIKILAQVIITLIGILMFKLYFPKRITEETFFIKEIVIYFGHLYIPFIVLVIVSSSNAVNITDGLDGLAATQVINSFIFLGLIAHLTQGVNDMDIVLFCIALVGALLSFLWFNIYPARVFMGDVGSLSIGAALGLVSVFIKREMLFAIIGIIFVIETLSVIIQVLYFRYTRLKYGNGIRIFLMTPIHHHFEKSGWSEIKIVVRFLLISIICSVFTIAFLL; encoded by the coding sequence ATGATAGGTAATTTTTTATATATAAAAGTATTTTGTACTTCATTTATTTCTGGATTTGTTCTTTTTTACTTTTTTGTAAAATTCTTCAAGAAAATATGTAAAGACGGGCAGCCAATTAGATTATTTGGACCAGAAAGTCATTTAATAAAAAAAAAACACGTTCCTACTATGGGTGGGATAGTAATATTAGTTTCTTCCTTATTGTCAATTTTATTGTGGATTCAATTAACTGCGGAGATTTTATTACTTATATTTGTAACTTTGTCTTTTGCTATAATTGGGTTTATTGATGATTTTTTAAAATTAAAGGCAAATAGCTACTTGGGTTTAAGAGTAAAAATTAAAATACTTGCTCAAGTTATTATTACATTAATCGGTATATTAATGTTTAAGTTGTATTTTCCCAAAAGGATTACAGAAGAGACGTTTTTTATTAAAGAAATAGTAATTTATTTTGGTCATTTATATATTCCATTTATTGTGCTTGTAATTGTTAGTTCTTCTAATGCTGTAAATATTACAGATGGTTTAGATGGTCTTGCAGCAACTCAAGTTATTAATTCTTTTATTTTTTTAGGACTAATTGCACACCTTACTCAAGGAGTGAATGATATGGATATCGTTCTGTTCTGTATTGCGCTTGTGGGAGCACTTTTAAGTTTTCTATGGTTTAATATATATCCTGCGAGAGTTTTTATGGGTGATGTTGGAAGTTTATCAATTGGCGCGGCTTTAGGACTAGTTAGCGTTTTTATTAAAAGAGAAATGCTTTTTGCAATTATTGGGATAATTTTTGTAATAGAAACTTTATCTGTGATTATTCAGGTATTATATTTTAGATATACAAGGCTTAAATATGGAAATGGGATAAGGATTTTTCTTATGACTCCAATACATCATCATTTTGAAAAAAGTGGGTGGTCTGAAATTAAAATAGTTGTGAGATTTTTACTAATTTCTATTATTTGTTCGGTATTTACTATAGCTTTTTTATTATGA